The following proteins come from a genomic window of Myroides odoratus DSM 2801:
- a CDS encoding L-threonylcarbamoyladenylate synthase, with the protein MAQFVKIYPENPNEKEINKVVEVLRNGGLIIYPTDTVYGLGCDITNTKALERIARLKGIKLEKANFSFVCHDLSNISDYIKQIDTSTFKILKKALPGPYTFILPGNNNLPKEFRKKKTVGIRVPDNNIAREIVRKLGNPIVSTSIYDEDEILEYTTDPELILEKWDNKVDLIIDGGYGDNQASTVIDLSEFEPEIIREGKGSIDIF; encoded by the coding sequence ATGGCACAGTTTGTGAAGATTTATCCAGAAAATCCAAATGAAAAGGAGATTAATAAGGTGGTAGAAGTTCTGCGCAATGGAGGATTGATTATTTATCCAACGGATACCGTATATGGATTAGGTTGTGATATAACCAATACAAAAGCATTAGAGCGAATTGCTCGCCTAAAAGGCATCAAATTAGAGAAAGCGAATTTTTCCTTTGTGTGTCATGATTTGAGTAATATCTCAGATTACATCAAACAGATTGATACATCAACATTTAAAATCCTCAAAAAGGCACTACCAGGTCCGTATACCTTTATTCTTCCAGGAAATAATAACCTGCCGAAAGAGTTTAGAAAAAAGAAAACGGTGGGAATCCGCGTACCTGACAATAATATCGCAAGAGAAATTGTACGCAAACTGGGAAACCCTATTGTTTCTACTTCTATTTATGATGAAGATGAAATTTTAGAGTATACAACAGATCCTGAATTGATCTTAGAAAAGTGGGACAATAAAGTAGATTTAATTATTGACGGGGGATATGGTGATAATCAAGCGTCTACCGTTATTGATTTGTCCGAATTTGAACCTGAGATTATAAGAGAAGGAAAAGGATCAATTGATATTTTCTAA
- the sucC gene encoding ADP-forming succinate--CoA ligase subunit beta, giving the protein MNLHEFQGKEILASFGVRVQRGLVANNADEAVEKAKQLTEETGTSWYVVKAQIHAGGRGKGGGVKLAKNLDEVKELAGKIIGMDLITPQTPPEGKRVNRVLVAEDVYYPGESEVSEFYMSVLLDRAKGRNMIMYSTEGGMDIEEVAEKTPHLIFKEEIDPAVGLQGFQARRIAFNLGLSGNAFKEMVKFVDALYNAYIGSDSSMFEINPVLKTSDDKILAVDAKVTIDDNALYRQKVYAEYRDITEERPIEVEAKEAGLNYVDLDGTVGCMVNGAGLAMATMDLIKYAGFEPANFLDVGGTADAKRVEIAFRIILKDPNVKAILINIFGGIVRCDRVAQGVVDAYKNMGDDIKVPIIVRLQGTNAELAKELIDQSGMPILSAVAFQEAADQVKAALS; this is encoded by the coding sequence ATGAATTTACATGAATTTCAAGGTAAAGAAATATTAGCTAGCTTCGGAGTAAGAGTACAACGTGGTTTAGTAGCTAACAACGCAGATGAAGCTGTTGAAAAAGCAAAACAACTTACAGAAGAAACTGGTACAAGTTGGTATGTAGTAAAAGCTCAAATCCATGCTGGGGGAAGAGGTAAAGGAGGAGGAGTAAAGTTAGCTAAAAACTTAGATGAAGTAAAAGAGCTAGCTGGAAAAATCATCGGAATGGACTTAATTACTCCACAAACTCCACCAGAAGGAAAAAGAGTAAATAGAGTATTAGTTGCTGAGGATGTATACTATCCAGGTGAAAGCGAAGTTAGTGAGTTCTACATGTCTGTATTATTAGATCGTGCTAAAGGTAGAAATATGATTATGTATTCTACTGAAGGAGGAATGGACATCGAGGAAGTTGCTGAAAAAACGCCACACTTAATCTTCAAAGAAGAAATCGATCCTGCTGTAGGATTACAAGGTTTCCAAGCAAGAAGAATTGCATTCAACTTAGGTTTATCAGGTAATGCATTCAAAGAAATGGTTAAATTCGTTGACGCATTGTATAATGCTTACATCGGAAGTGACTCTTCTATGTTTGAAATTAACCCAGTATTAAAAACATCTGATGATAAGATTTTAGCTGTTGATGCTAAAGTTACAATCGATGACAACGCATTATACAGACAAAAAGTATATGCAGAGTACAGAGATATCACAGAAGAGCGTCCAATCGAAGTAGAAGCTAAAGAAGCAGGTTTAAACTATGTGGATTTAGATGGAACTGTTGGATGTATGGTTAACGGTGCTGGTTTAGCAATGGCTACGATGGACTTAATTAAATACGCAGGTTTTGAACCAGCAAACTTCTTAGACGTAGGAGGAACAGCAGATGCTAAACGTGTTGAAATCGCTTTCCGTATCATCTTAAAAGATCCAAACGTAAAAGCTATTTTAATCAACATCTTCGGAGGAATCGTTCGTTGTGACCGTGTTGCTCAAGGAGTTGTAGATGCTTACAAAAACATGGGTGACGATATTAAAGTGCCTATCATTGTACGTCTTCAAGGAACAAATGCTGAATTGGCAAAAGAATTGATTGATCAATCAGGTATGCCAATCTTATCAGCTGTAGCTTTCCAAGAAGCAGCAGATCAAGTAAAAGCAGCTTTATCTTAA
- a CDS encoding RHS repeat domain-containing protein: protein MKDFFTQSQNFIGSQQTGIDPRTGAFILHLPLATLNANYGMGPEVSLSLTSSSLNQENEGFGVGFGLPFTTYDYQNQLLRLSTGEQYLVEDASDDYQGEIVVKQKKLNNFIFERFKGDANQEGYYKVTYKSGLVEILDGPSSSYSIKNTVSIQTYEGHAVYLKWMNNNTQLISIADAHHTLVEISYYDPNAPVISVFPGEEETYKIRFAISNDLLTEVKQVEQNYTWFFYYETPQGFIKEIKHPTGLIETIDYQLDVFRFPHNVYPALPAAVKHRRSPGNGQPDLVSSFTFNYSSEHNYLGYQDGTDGVEFESNRDNLYAVMSDYFYDSEEVQTQGDLTIKTVRTYNNFHLNTSEVTTFNSSSGVKNIQVDLEYYAIIGNSFESQPNQFQLVKQKTTTWRDSSGTRQEVHLTEFDADGNPTFEIQPNGSQTTMTWYDAAGERGCPAEPHGFVRFLKESITIPNQDDYDTPIQMESYTYTNLGDSDLIVAEQLSKYSDDELLQTRFFEYEQDSSSLDYGRMTFIHDKLYTDGASSRAYDSYQAFEFTVDGDEITQETIFTGHDGCEAATSTTSSAFTHRVLSQTNAQGVVSSYSYDSMGRILRLTQAEGTAYESSTYWEYELMKQTSNNSLVSITPVTQYTDALGNQAKVYFDGLGRELRKYGLDRKGSGQWEEILSQQYNAAGQAKQKTVRDVQNSNNRNVTYSISTDINYDGWGQMMMLQFTNGIKAHQEDNPVCLTSSRWQSGGSMRSGQWKNTMYHKSQLLKKEERINLQGQVVGTKMYAWDGLGRLREEVDELGNSVERTYDAYGRVLTQTMQDGTTLEYTYVPYLTGSEIARIEVSSADGNWVLGEQEFDSLGRLTQRQTGGRTTEYYYEEASPVPYSVTQPDGTTIDYAYIAELGNAIAQIETDDLTQTFEYDSTTGELIESAEGMASNQNYWNDYGLLETETLTVNGDAYDVDYQWTLRGEPASHSDITGAQTRYERDQHGRVSRIVDQDVTADLFYDALGRLRKKTVEDNYSYTKIETEFEYNEFNQPVVEIIKDSKGTQLRLERSWLANGLLNRQVTQLNGNSIKEEDYMYDVRNRLVEYRISGREFPRDGYGQAFRKQMYEYDALNNLLTVETTLENYQVDVADYHYENHADPTQLTSVTHSLGIYPATIDLQYDTCGRMTVDEAGRNLSYDAFGRLVELEGPQDSSYQYNANNQLVNQTVAGDKNCQLYYRAGELVNQVLVEEDKKVRWIKSGASCLAVNDDQDVTLTANGQNESLLWSVKNSDSKGELHQYGAYGQGEAEEYLPAFNGERKDPISGHYHLGNGYRSYSPVLMRFTCPDSMSPFGAGGINVYAYCAGDPINLIDPSGHSAMGTAGLFSGGAIAQGLGRLGAGGGIALGIFGIVTAVATFGASAAAMGVAMASISLTLSLAAEATGIASIATAKSNPELSANLGWASLGLGIAGSATGAYSKPKTGAPQMMSKKTPKFGAEEYGVTNVYTREGSQYAIVRPPNVPNSDTIYIIGHAGRIEYFPGNEALIGRQNQNLDTYFTTNRQVTYHTPEGSALRFDTAGFVYGLNGPPTYRDVIPSGTRLRDYGIISPRFRRENGTFFTPLEAVESVDYGLRFLSRRNYHIAMVATDNPIRLSIMLNSLSAEYTNIYLLTCRS, encoded by the coding sequence ATGAAGGATTTTTTTACACAAAGTCAGAATTTCATTGGTTCTCAACAAACGGGAATCGATCCAAGAACGGGTGCTTTTATCTTGCATCTTCCTTTAGCAACGCTCAATGCAAATTACGGTATGGGCCCTGAGGTCTCCTTGTCGTTAACCAGTAGTTCATTAAATCAGGAGAATGAAGGTTTTGGAGTTGGCTTTGGCCTTCCTTTTACCACCTATGACTATCAAAATCAACTGCTTCGACTCTCCACGGGAGAGCAGTATTTAGTGGAGGATGCTAGCGATGATTATCAAGGCGAAATTGTCGTCAAACAAAAGAAGCTAAACAACTTTATCTTTGAGCGCTTCAAAGGGGATGCTAATCAAGAAGGATATTATAAGGTGACTTATAAATCGGGATTGGTTGAAATTTTAGATGGCCCATCTTCTTCTTATTCCATCAAGAATACGGTGAGCATTCAGACGTACGAGGGTCATGCGGTTTACTTGAAATGGATGAATAATAATACTCAGTTGATTTCCATTGCGGATGCTCACCATACCTTAGTAGAGATTAGTTACTATGATCCTAATGCTCCTGTTATTTCCGTTTTCCCTGGAGAGGAAGAAACCTACAAGATTCGATTTGCCATTAGCAATGATCTTTTGACAGAAGTGAAACAAGTGGAACAGAACTACACTTGGTTTTTCTACTATGAAACACCACAGGGATTCATTAAGGAGATCAAACACCCCACAGGACTCATCGAAACGATTGATTATCAACTTGACGTTTTTCGATTTCCCCATAATGTATATCCGGCTTTACCCGCTGCTGTTAAACACAGACGTTCTCCAGGGAACGGACAACCTGATCTTGTTTCTAGTTTTACATTTAATTATAGTTCGGAGCATAACTACTTAGGGTATCAGGACGGGACTGATGGAGTTGAATTTGAATCGAATCGCGATAATTTATATGCGGTGATGAGCGATTATTTCTATGATTCTGAGGAAGTACAAACGCAAGGCGATTTGACTATCAAAACAGTACGCACGTATAATAATTTTCACTTAAATACCAGTGAAGTTACTACTTTTAATTCCTCTAGTGGAGTAAAAAACATTCAGGTAGATTTGGAGTATTACGCCATTATCGGAAATTCCTTTGAGAGTCAACCCAATCAGTTTCAATTGGTCAAACAAAAGACCACAACCTGGCGAGATTCCAGTGGAACCCGTCAAGAGGTTCACCTTACTGAATTTGATGCAGATGGGAATCCGACCTTTGAGATTCAACCCAATGGCAGTCAAACTACCATGACTTGGTACGATGCTGCTGGAGAACGCGGTTGCCCGGCAGAGCCCCATGGTTTTGTACGCTTTTTAAAAGAAAGCATCACCATTCCCAATCAGGATGACTACGATACGCCCATTCAAATGGAATCCTATACCTATACTAATTTGGGAGATTCTGACTTGATTGTCGCCGAACAGTTGTCCAAATACAGCGATGATGAATTGCTTCAAACGCGCTTTTTCGAGTATGAGCAGGATTCCAGTAGTTTGGATTATGGACGTATGACTTTTATTCACGATAAATTATACACTGATGGTGCGTCTTCTAGAGCTTATGATTCGTATCAAGCGTTTGAGTTTACCGTTGATGGAGATGAAATCACGCAAGAAACTATTTTTACCGGTCATGATGGCTGTGAGGCTGCAACTAGCACTACTTCGAGTGCTTTTACCCACCGCGTGTTGAGTCAGACCAATGCACAAGGGGTTGTGAGCTCTTATAGCTATGATTCGATGGGTCGAATCTTGCGCTTAACTCAGGCGGAAGGTACGGCTTATGAAAGTTCTACATATTGGGAGTATGAATTGATGAAACAGACGAGTAATAATTCGCTTGTCTCTATTACTCCTGTGACGCAGTATACCGATGCTTTGGGTAATCAAGCGAAAGTGTATTTTGATGGTTTAGGTCGCGAGTTGCGCAAATACGGATTAGATCGCAAGGGAAGTGGTCAATGGGAAGAAATTCTAAGTCAGCAATACAATGCAGCGGGTCAAGCCAAACAAAAAACGGTTCGCGATGTACAAAACTCCAATAACCGAAACGTTACTTATTCCATCAGCACCGACATCAATTATGATGGTTGGGGACAAATGATGATGCTTCAGTTTACCAATGGGATAAAAGCCCATCAGGAAGATAATCCCGTTTGCTTGACCTCTTCGCGCTGGCAAAGTGGAGGGAGTATGCGCAGTGGGCAGTGGAAAAATACGATGTACCACAAGAGTCAGCTCTTGAAAAAAGAAGAACGCATCAACTTGCAAGGGCAGGTTGTCGGAACTAAGATGTACGCTTGGGATGGCTTGGGGCGTTTGCGCGAAGAAGTCGATGAACTAGGTAACAGTGTAGAACGCACCTATGATGCTTATGGACGCGTACTCACCCAAACGATGCAAGACGGAACAACGCTAGAATATACGTATGTTCCCTATTTAACAGGAAGTGAAATCGCGAGAATTGAAGTGAGTAGCGCTGATGGAAATTGGGTATTGGGCGAACAAGAGTTTGATAGTTTAGGTCGCTTGACGCAACGACAAACGGGTGGGCGTACAACAGAATACTACTATGAGGAGGCTTCTCCTGTTCCTTACTCAGTGACGCAACCCGATGGAACCACCATTGACTACGCGTACATTGCGGAACTGGGCAATGCTATAGCTCAAATAGAAACGGATGATTTGACACAGACCTTTGAATACGATAGCACAACGGGAGAATTAATCGAATCGGCAGAGGGAATGGCCTCCAATCAGAACTATTGGAACGACTACGGGTTGCTTGAAACAGAAACACTAACGGTCAATGGCGATGCTTATGATGTGGATTACCAGTGGACCTTGAGAGGAGAGCCCGCTTCGCATAGTGACATTACAGGCGCGCAAACGCGTTATGAACGCGATCAGCACGGCAGGGTGAGTCGCATTGTCGATCAGGATGTAACGGCTGATTTATTCTATGATGCCTTGGGACGCCTTCGCAAAAAAACGGTAGAAGACAATTATTCATACACTAAAATCGAAACGGAGTTTGAATACAACGAATTCAATCAGCCTGTAGTGGAAATCATCAAGGACAGCAAAGGCACACAACTGCGTTTAGAGCGAAGTTGGCTTGCAAATGGGTTGCTCAATAGACAAGTAACCCAGTTAAACGGCAACAGTATCAAAGAAGAGGATTATATGTATGATGTGCGCAATCGCTTGGTGGAATATCGCATCAGTGGAAGAGAGTTCCCAAGGGATGGTTATGGACAGGCTTTTCGCAAACAAATGTATGAGTACGATGCGTTGAATAATTTACTAACAGTGGAAACTACGCTGGAAAATTATCAGGTAGATGTGGCGGACTATCACTACGAGAATCATGCCGATCCAACACAATTGACCAGCGTAACGCATTCCCTTGGAATTTATCCAGCAACTATTGATTTACAATACGACACTTGTGGACGCATGACAGTGGATGAAGCAGGTAGAAACCTGAGCTATGACGCTTTTGGACGACTTGTTGAACTAGAAGGACCGCAAGATAGCAGCTACCAATACAACGCAAATAATCAACTGGTGAATCAAACCGTAGCAGGGGATAAGAATTGTCAATTGTATTACCGCGCAGGGGAACTGGTGAATCAAGTACTGGTGGAAGAAGATAAGAAAGTGCGTTGGATTAAAAGTGGAGCGTCATGTCTGGCGGTCAATGATGATCAGGACGTTACCTTAACGGCAAATGGGCAGAATGAGAGCTTGTTGTGGTCGGTGAAAAACAGCGATTCTAAAGGCGAACTACACCAATATGGAGCGTATGGACAGGGAGAAGCAGAAGAATATTTACCGGCTTTTAACGGGGAGCGAAAAGATCCAATCAGTGGGCATTACCACTTGGGCAATGGATATCGTTCGTATAGTCCAGTCTTGATGCGTTTTACTTGTCCCGATAGCATGAGCCCGTTTGGAGCGGGAGGAATCAACGTCTATGCCTATTGTGCAGGCGATCCGATTAACTTAATCGATCCTTCAGGGCACAGTGCTATGGGAACAGCGGGGTTGTTCTCCGGAGGGGCAATTGCGCAGGGATTGGGCCGATTAGGTGCAGGCGGAGGAATTGCGTTAGGGATTTTCGGAATTGTTACTGCTGTTGCAACCTTTGGTGCATCTGCTGCTGCAATGGGAGTCGCGATGGCGAGTATATCCTTGACCCTTAGTTTAGCTGCGGAAGCAACAGGAATCGCTAGTATTGCAACTGCTAAGAGTAATCCTGAGCTATCGGCTAATTTAGGTTGGGCTTCGCTGGGATTGGGAATTGCAGGTTCGGCAACGGGAGCTTATTCTAAACCAAAGACAGGAGCACCTCAGATGATGAGTAAAAAAACACCTAAATTTGGCGCTGAAGAATATGGGGTAACAAACGTATATACTCGAGAAGGATCACAATATGCCATTGTACGACCCCCAAATGTCCCGAATTCAGATACTATATATATTATAGGGCATGCAGGACGAATTGAATATTTTCCTGGAAATGAAGCATTAATAGGGAGACAAAACCAGAACCTTGATACGTATTTTACAACTAACAGACAAGTTACATATCATACACCAGAAGGGAGTGCGTTAAGGTTTGATACGGCAGGTTTTGTATATGGATTGAATGGTCCGCCAACTTATAGAGACGTTATTCCTTCAGGTACGCGTTTAAGAGATTATGGTATTATATCGCCTCGATTTAGAAGAGAAAATGGTACCTTTTTTACTCCTTTGGAAGCAGTCGAATCGGTTGATTATGGGCTTCGATTTCTATCTAGAAGAAATTATCATATTGCTATGGTAGCAACAGATAATCCTATTAGATTATCCATTATGTTAAATTCTTTAAGTGCAGAATACACTAATATTTATCTTCTTACTTGTCGAAGTTAA
- a CDS encoding ATP-dependent helicase: MQSYIDQLNEAQRAPVLQKDGPMIVIAGAGSGKTRVLTLRIAYLMHQGVDAFNILSLTFTNKAAREMKNRIAQIVGNSEARNLWMGTFHSVFARILRAEADHLGYPSNFSIYDSQDTQRLIGQIIKELQLDKDVYKPKEVASRISTYKNNLVTVKAYFNDQELQEADAMSKRPRIGEIYEHYVERCFKAGAMDFDDLLLKTNELLTRFPDVLAKYQDRFRYILVDEYQDTNNSQYLIVRALSDRFQNICVVGDDAQSIYAFRGANINNILNFQKDFDNVQTYRLEQNYRSSKNIVEAANTIIDKNKVKLEKVVWTDNDFGPKIKVHRSLTDGEEGRFVASTIFEEKMQNQKNNSDFAILYRTNAQSRAMEDALRKRDIPYRIYGGLSFYQRKEIKDVLSYLRLIINPKDEEALVRVINYPARGIGATTLDKLTIAANHYKRSIFEVMTHIDKIDLKITAGTKNKLTDFVNMVKAFQALEETKDAYEMVEHVVKKTGLVQELRKDTTPEGITRMENIEELLNGIKDFIEGQREIDGARGALSEFLEDVALATDLDKDTGDDDRVALMTIHLAKGLEFPTVFCVGMEEDLFPSAMSSNTRTELEEERRLFYVALTRAEHQAYLTYAQSRYRWGKLIDCDPSRFIQEIDDQYLEFLTPVETNYRYTPKIDADIFGDVDKSKLRLAKPVNGTPPAYLKNNEEPTLDRNIRKLKPVNAASTTSSKGGDASNSGLAVGQRVMHERFGQGVILNLDGVGADRKAEINFDVGGIKKLLLRFAKLQVLA; this comes from the coding sequence ATGCAAAGTTATATCGATCAACTTAATGAAGCTCAAAGAGCACCTGTATTACAGAAAGATGGCCCCATGATTGTGATTGCTGGAGCAGGTTCAGGAAAAACAAGGGTATTAACCTTGAGAATCGCCTACTTGATGCATCAAGGTGTGGACGCTTTCAATATTTTATCACTAACCTTTACCAATAAAGCAGCACGAGAAATGAAAAATCGTATTGCTCAAATTGTAGGGAATAGTGAAGCCCGAAACCTTTGGATGGGAACATTTCACTCCGTTTTTGCTCGTATTTTACGTGCAGAAGCAGATCATTTGGGCTACCCTAGTAACTTCTCTATTTATGATTCTCAAGATACTCAACGCTTAATTGGGCAGATTATCAAGGAGTTACAGTTGGATAAAGACGTGTATAAACCCAAAGAAGTGGCAAGTCGTATTTCTACTTATAAAAACAACTTGGTAACGGTTAAAGCGTATTTCAATGATCAAGAACTACAAGAAGCGGATGCCATGAGCAAACGACCGCGTATTGGTGAAATTTACGAACATTATGTAGAGCGTTGCTTCAAAGCTGGAGCAATGGATTTTGATGATTTATTGTTGAAAACCAATGAGTTGTTGACTCGTTTTCCTGATGTTTTAGCTAAATACCAAGACCGCTTTCGCTATATTTTAGTGGATGAGTATCAAGATACGAATAACTCTCAATATTTGATTGTGCGCGCTTTATCAGATCGCTTTCAAAATATTTGTGTAGTAGGAGATGATGCGCAAAGTATTTATGCCTTCCGTGGAGCGAATATCAATAATATTCTAAACTTCCAGAAGGATTTTGACAACGTCCAAACCTATCGATTAGAACAAAATTATCGCTCCTCTAAAAATATTGTAGAAGCAGCGAATACCATTATAGATAAAAATAAAGTGAAGCTAGAAAAGGTCGTTTGGACAGACAACGATTTTGGCCCTAAGATTAAAGTACACCGTTCTTTAACCGATGGAGAGGAAGGCCGTTTTGTAGCTTCAACTATTTTTGAAGAAAAGATGCAAAATCAAAAAAACAACAGTGATTTTGCTATTCTATACCGTACCAATGCACAATCTCGTGCTATGGAGGATGCCTTGAGAAAAAGAGATATTCCATATCGTATTTATGGAGGATTATCCTTTTACCAACGCAAAGAAATTAAAGATGTATTGAGCTATTTACGCTTAATTATCAACCCAAAAGATGAAGAAGCTTTAGTGCGTGTAATCAATTACCCTGCGCGTGGAATTGGGGCTACAACCCTCGATAAATTGACGATTGCAGCCAATCACTATAAGCGTTCTATTTTTGAAGTGATGACGCATATCGATAAAATTGATTTGAAAATCACAGCGGGAACAAAAAATAAATTGACTGATTTTGTCAACATGGTTAAGGCTTTTCAGGCGTTAGAGGAAACGAAAGACGCGTATGAAATGGTAGAACATGTAGTGAAAAAGACCGGATTAGTACAAGAACTACGCAAGGATACCACCCCAGAGGGAATTACGCGTATGGAAAATATAGAGGAATTACTCAATGGTATCAAAGACTTTATTGAAGGACAACGCGAAATTGATGGGGCTAGAGGTGCTTTATCCGAGTTTTTGGAAGATGTAGCTTTGGCAACTGATTTAGATAAAGATACTGGAGATGATGATCGCGTGGCTTTAATGACGATTCACTTGGCAAAAGGATTAGAGTTTCCAACTGTTTTCTGCGTGGGAATGGAAGAGGATTTGTTTCCTAGTGCTATGAGTAGTAATACTAGAACGGAATTAGAAGAAGAACGACGATTGTTCTACGTGGCCTTAACGCGTGCTGAGCACCAAGCGTATTTAACTTATGCACAATCGAGATATCGCTGGGGAAAATTAATTGACTGTGATCCGTCGCGTTTTATTCAAGAGATTGATGATCAATACTTGGAGTTTTTAACGCCTGTAGAAACGAACTATCGCTATACACCTAAAATTGATGCAGATATTTTCGGAGATGTGGATAAAAGTAAGTTGCGATTGGCGAAGCCAGTTAACGGAACACCACCTGCTTATTTGAAAAATAATGAAGAACCTACATTAGATCGAAATATCCGAAAATTGAAACCTGTTAATGCCGCTTCAACCACAAGTAGTAAAGGAGGAGATGCATCCAATAGTGGCCTTGCAGTAGGTCAACGCGTGATGCATGAACGATTTGGACAAGGGGTGATTTTAAATCTGGATGGAGTAGGCGCAGACCGCAAAGCCGAAATCAATTTTGATGTTGGCGGAATAAAAAAACTATTACTGCGATTTGCGAAGCTTCAAGTTTTAGCGTAA